Proteins from a single region of Malaclemys terrapin pileata isolate rMalTer1 chromosome 25, rMalTer1.hap1, whole genome shotgun sequence:
- the FZD2 gene encoding frizzled-2, translating into MRPSSVLHRLASLLLWLNVLGRGRGQFHGEKGISIPDHGFCQPISIPLCTDIAYNQTIMPNLLGHTNQEDAGLEVHQFYPLVKVQCSPELKFFLCSMYAPVCTVLEQAIPPCRSICERARQGCEALMNKFGFQWPERLRCENFPRHGAEQICVGQNHSEDGGSPALLTSPAPLPGQGTPGAPRYATPEHPFYCPRALQVPSYLNYKFLGEKDCAAPCEPARGDGHMFFSQEEVRFARLWILVWSVLCCASTFFTVTTYLVDMQRFRYPERPIIFLSGCYTMVSVAYIAGFVLQERVVCNERFQEDGYRTVVQGTKKEGCTILFMMLYFFSMASSIWWVILSLTWFLAAGMKWGHEAIEANSQYFHLAAWAVPAVKTITILAMGQVDGDLLSGVCFVGLHSLDPLRGFVLAPLFVYLFIGTSFLLAGFVSLFRIRTIMKHGGTKTEKLERLMVRIGVFSVLYTVPATIVIACYFYEQAFREHWERSWVTQHCKSLAIPCPLHYAPRMTPDFTVYMIKYLMTLIVGITSGFWIWSGKTLHSWRKFYTRLTHSRHGETTV; encoded by the coding sequence ATGCGCCCGTCCAGTGTCCTGCACCGCTTGGCCTCGCTACTGCTGTGGTTGAacgtgctgggccggggccggggccagttCCATGGGGAGAAGGGCATCTCCATCCCGGACCACGGCTTCTGCCAGCCCATCTCCATCCCGCTCTGCACCGACATCGCCTACAACCAGACCATCATGCCCAACCTGCTGGGCCACACCAACCAGGAGGACGCGGGGCTGGAGGTGCACCAGTTCTACCCGCTGGTCAAGGTGCAGTGCTCGCCCGAGCTCAAGTTCTTCCTGTGCTCCATGTACGCGCCGGTGTGCACGGTGCTGGAGCAGGCCATCCCGCCCTGCCGCTCCATCTGCGAGCGGGCGCGCCAGGGCTGCGAGGCGCTCATGAACAAGTTCGGCTTCCAGTGGCCCGAGCGCCTGCGCTGCGAGAACTTCCCCCGCCACGGGGCCGAGCAGATCTGCGTGGGGCAGAACCACTCGGAGGACGGCGGCTCCCCGGCGCTGCTCACCAGCCCGGCGCCGCTGCCCGGCCAGGGCACCCCGGGCGCGCCGCGCTACGCCACGCCGGAGCACCCGTTCTACTGCCCGCGGGCGCTGCAGGTGCCCAGCTACCTCAACTACAAGTTCCTGGGCGAGAAGGACTGCGCGGCGCCCTGCGAGCCGGCCCGCGGCGACGGCCACATGTTCttcagccaggaggaggtgcgCTTCGCCCGGCTCTGGATTCTGGTCTGGTCCGTGCTCTGCTGCGCCTCCACCTTCTTCACCGTCACCACCTACCTGGTGGACATGCAGCGGTTCCGCTACCCGGAGCGGCCCATCATCTTCCTGTCGGGCTGCTACACCATGGTGTCGGTGGCCTACATCGCGGGCTTCGTGCTGCAGGAGCGCGTGGTGTGCAACGAGCGGTTCCAGGAGGACGGGTACCGCACGGTGGTGCAGGGCACCAAGAAGGAGGGCTGCACCATCCTCTTCATGATGCTCTACTTCTTCAGCATGGCCAGCTCCATCTGGTGGGTCATCCTGTCCCTCACCTGGTTCCTGGCCGCAGGCATGAAGTGGGGCCACGAGGCCATCGAGGCCAACTCGCAGTACTTCCACCTGGCCGCCTGGGCCGTGCCGGCCGTCAAGaccatcaccatcctggccaTGGGGCAGGTGGACGGGGACCTGCTGAGCGGGGTCTGCTTCGTGGGTCTGCACAGCTTGGACCCGCTGCGCGGCTTCGTGCTGGCCCCGCTCTTCGTCTACCTCTTCATCGGCACCTCCTTCCTGCTGGCCGGCTTCGTCTCGCTCTTCCGCATCCGCACCATCATGAAGCACGGCGGCACCAAGACCGAGAAGCTGGAGCGGCTCATGGTGCGCATCGGGGTCTTCAGCGTCCTCTACACCGTGCCCGCCACCATCGTCATCGCCTGCTACTTCTACGAGCAGGCCTTCCGCGAGCACTGGGAGCGCAGCTGGGTCACCCAGCACTGCAAGAGCCTGGCCATCCCCTGCCCGCTGCACTACGCGCCGCGCATGACCCCCGACTTCACCGTCTACATGATCAAGTACCTCATGACCCTCATCGTGGGCATCACCTCGGGCTTCTGGATCTGGTCCGGCAAGACGCTGCACTCCTGGCGGAAGTTCTACACCCGCCTCACCCACAGCCGGCACGGCGAGACCACGGTGTGA